The Chryseobacterium suipulveris genome window below encodes:
- a CDS encoding glycohydrolase toxin TNT-related protein (This protein contains a domain related to Tuberculosis Necrotizing Toxin, which is the C-terminal effector domain of outer membrane channel protein CpnT, and which has a lethal NAD+-glycohydrolase activity.) → MIIIYIKSNVPIDVKASIVTPYFGNPGLGTQYRFSEPIFKLIEKGILVRVP, encoded by the coding sequence ATGATTATTATTTATATAAAGTCCAATGTGCCTATTGACGTTAAGGCGTCTATAGTTACTCCGTATTTTGGAAATCCAGGATTAGGGACACAATACAGATTTTCAGAGCCTATATTTAAATTGATTGAAAAGGGAATATTAGTAAGAGTTCCGTAG